The window TCCTCAACGATGAGATGGACGACTTCACTTCCAAGGTCGGCGTGCCGAACATGTACGGCCTGGTACAGGGCGAGGCGAACGCCATCGCGCCCGGCAAGACGCCGCTGTCGTCGATGAGCCCGACCATCGTCACCCGGGATGGCAAGGCCGTCATGGTGGTCGGCACGCCAGGGGGCAGCCGGATCATCACTGCGACCCTGCTGACCATCCTCAATGTCATCGACTACAAGATGAACATCCAGGAGGCGGTGGATGCCCCGCGGTTCCACCAGCAATGGCTGCCGGAGGAAACCAATCTCGAGACCTACGCGGTGAGCCCCGACACGCAGAAGATCCTCGAAAGCTGGGGACACAAGTTCACCGGGCCGCAGCCGCTGAACCACCTGGCGGCGATCCTGGTCGGTGCGCCCTCGCTCGATGGCAAACCGGTGGGTAACAACCGCTTCTACGGTGCCAATGACCCGCGGCGCAATACCGGGTTGTCGCTGGGCTACTGAGGACTGGCCCCTGGCGACCCTGGCGTACGGCTTGTGCGTCAGGGTCGTCGCGGTTTCAGTGGCGGCTGGCGTTTCTCAGGGTGATGGGTACGATCAGCCGATGAAATGGCGCCACCGGCAGCATGTACAGGCGGCCCAGCAGATTGTGAGTGTGGACCACCGTCGATAGCGTCAGGGTGCGCGTTCCCTGCGCCGTGACCGGCGAGCGATGCAGGGTCAGGTAGACGTCGAGGTGCTTGTCGCAATCGGCCAGCATCACCTCATCCGGCTGATTGGAAATCAGTGTGAAGATCCCCACGCGATCGTTTTCCCGGTAGTCGACGTCCGCCCGGGACAGGTCGATACGGGTCAGGCGTCCAAGATCCTTGAGCCCGAACAGCCCTACGATACGGTTGCGCAACTGCATCAGCCCGTCGATCCAGGCCGGTGTCGTCGACATCATGTTCAGGGCATGGCGCAGCGCCGTGCGCTCGAGGCGATCATCGCTGATGCACTGGCTATCGACGAAATCGGCATTGGGCAGGAAACGGTTGATGGATGAGTCGGGTGGCACCGGGCAGGGGTGCACGCTGGGCTTCATCAATGGCGGTCCTTGCAAAAAATGAATGGGGCCCCGAGTCGCCTCGGGAGCCCCACTCTACGTGAACCCGCAGGTTCGTGCACCGCCGCTCGATCCGCTACTGGGTGCGACCCTCGATTTCCAGCGGTCCATCCCGCCTGGGGATGTATGCCACGCTACCGTCCTCGCGGTTGTGGGCCAGGCGCGCGCCATTGCTGGGTTGGGTCACCACGACGTCATGATCGGCTGCCAGGTAGTTCAGCGGCAGGCTGTCGCCGGCCTTGAAGCTGGTGACGATCAGGGTTCGTGTCGGGTCCCAGCGACGGCCGCTGGTTTTCTCCAGCCAGTCGATCAGTTCATCGCTGTCGCCGTTGCGTGGATAGTCCTGGTTTTCCTGCACGTAGTAGAAGGGCAGGCCCTGGTTGTTCAGGTACATCGGCAACTTGTTGTCGACCTCGATCATCACCATCTGCCATTCATCCCAGGGCGCTCTCTGGCTGGCCTTGGTCTGTACATCCTCGGCGAAGCGCATGGCGCCACCGCCACCGTTGCTCCAGGGATAGGCGACACCGACGACCAGTAGCGTGAAGGCGGCCGCCGCGGCGAAGCCTTTGGTCCAGCCAGGGCCGCTGGCCTTGCCGGCGGCGCGCGTCTCATCCAGGCGCCGGGTCACCCACCAGGCTGCCAGCAATTGTGCGAACGGCACCAGCGGCAGCACGTAGTAGCTGCGCCGGCTGCCGCTGGCGGTGAAGAACACGAACAGCAGGCACAGGCCCCAAACCAGCCAGCGGGTATTGGGCTCGATCCGCTTCCATTGGCGCAGCGCGAGCCACAGGCCCAGCACCCAGAAGGGAGCCCAGGGCAGGGTGTAGGCCGGCAGGTAGATCAAATAGGTGTAGATCGGCCCCATGTGGTCGAAGGGGTCGAAGAAACGGACGACGTTTTCCTTGAATACCAGGGCCAGCCCGCTTTCACCGTAGGTCGGCGAACCGTACAGGTTCGACAGTACGAAAGGTACGGCATAGAGCGCGAGGGCGATCAGCAGGGCAACCAGCAGTCGTGGATTGAAATGGCGTTTCCAGCGGCCTTCGGCCAACAGGTGCGGCAGCAGCACCAACCCCGGCAGGACGAAGCCGATCAGACCCTTGAGCAGAGAGGTCAGGGCCAGTATCAGGAAAAACACCGTGTAGCGCCCCAGGCGCGTGTCATCCGGGCCGCGCCAGTACCACCAGACGGCGGCCAGCACGCCGAACACGGTGAGGATGTCGGCGGTGGCCACGCGAGCCCAGAACACGAAGTAGAAGGTGGTTGCCAGCATCCAGCCCGCCACCAGGCCGGTGCCCTTGCGCCACAGGCGCTCGCCGAGCAGATAGATCAGCCATATGCTCAGCCAGGCGGCAACCACCGAGGACAGGCGCAACGAGACGTTGCCCAGTCCTCCCAGCAGTTTCGCGCTGGCGGTGATCAGCCAGTAGGAGGGCAGGGGCTTGTCATAGTAGGGCAGCCCCTTGAGATAGGGATCGAAATAGTTGCCCGACTGCAGCATCTGCAGGGCGAT of the Pseudomonas vanderleydeniana genome contains:
- a CDS encoding ArnT family glycosyltransferase, which codes for MSLGYWKTDRGALTLLLGVSALLLLLGLGSRELWGAETRWANIALQMLQSGNYFDPYLKGLPYYDKPLPSYWLITASAKLLGGLGNVSLRLSSVVAAWLSIWLIYLLGERLWRKGTGLVAGWMLATTFYFVFWARVATADILTVFGVLAAVWWYWRGPDDTRLGRYTVFFLILALTSLLKGLIGFVLPGLVLLPHLLAEGRWKRHFNPRLLVALLIALALYAVPFVLSNLYGSPTYGESGLALVFKENVVRFFDPFDHMGPIYTYLIYLPAYTLPWAPFWVLGLWLALRQWKRIEPNTRWLVWGLCLLFVFFTASGSRRSYYVLPLVPFAQLLAAWWVTRRLDETRAAGKASGPGWTKGFAAAAAFTLLVVGVAYPWSNGGGGAMRFAEDVQTKASQRAPWDEWQMVMIEVDNKLPMYLNNQGLPFYYVQENQDYPRNGDSDELIDWLEKTSGRRWDPTRTLIVTSFKAGDSLPLNYLAADHDVVVTQPSNGARLAHNREDGSVAYIPRRDGPLEIEGRTQ
- a CDS encoding DUF2867 domain-containing protein, which encodes MKPSVHPCPVPPDSSINRFLPNADFVDSQCISDDRLERTALRHALNMMSTTPAWIDGLMQLRNRIVGLFGLKDLGRLTRIDLSRADVDYRENDRVGIFTLISNQPDEVMLADCDKHLDVYLTLHRSPVTAQGTRTLTLSTVVHTHNLLGRLYMLPVAPFHRLIVPITLRNASRH